CAGGCGCAGAGGCTGCCGCAGGCGAAGCGCAGGCAAAAGGCGACGAGAAAGTGGTCGATGCCGAGTTTACGGAAATAAAAGACGACAAGAAATAGAATTTTTCATACCTGCGCGCTTTGCGCGCAGGTATGAAAAGAATTAAAACATGGCAGAAAAACGCGACTATTACGAAGTACTGGGCATAGCGAAATCGGCGACGCTGAATGAAATAAAATCAGCCTACCGCAAGCTGGCAATGCAGTACCACCCGGATAAAAACCCGGGTAATGCAGAAGCCGAGCAGAAGTTCAAAGAGGCAACCGAGGCATACGAAGTACTGCGAGATGAACAGAAACGCAAGATGTACGACCAGTATGGCCACGCGGGTCTTGGCGGCGGTGGCGCTCAGGGCTTCGGCCAGGCCGCTTACAGCGATTTTTCTGATATATTCTCGGGCACGAGCTTCGAAGATATTTTTGAAAACCTTTTTTCTGGCTCAGGGTTTGGCCGGTCGCGCGGCGGCAATTCGGCAAGGCGCGGCAGCGACCTCAGGTATAACCTCGAAATCACTCTTGAAGACGTCTTTAACGGCAAAGAAGAAGAGATTGTTATTCCCCGTGAAGAGACATGCTCTGACTGCAGCGGCTCGGGCTCGGCAGACGGCCGCCTCGACACCTGCCATATTTGCGGCGGTTCGGGCCAGGTTAGGCGCAGCACGGGATTCTTTTCCGTCGCTTCGACTTGTAATACCTGCGGCGGCAACGGCAAGATAATCAAGAATCGCTGCAAGACCTGCCACGGAGCCGGTACCGTCAGCAAGAAGCGCAAACTCGCAATTCGCATTCCAGCTGGTATCGACATGGGCACCCGCCTCAAAATAAGCGGTGAAGGTGAAGCCGGGCCGCGCGGTGGGCCATCAGGCGACCTTTACGTCGTCGTGCAGATTCGTAAGCACACCACGTTCGAGCGCGACGGCGTCGATCTGGCGATGTATATCGACGTGCCGGTCACAACCGCAATGCTCGGGGGCGAAGTGACTGTCGAAACCCTCGACAAGAGTAAAGTTAAAGTCAAGATACCGGCCGGTACGCAGCCCGACACGCTCTTCAGGGTGCGCGGCAAAGGCCTGCCATACATGGGCGGTCAGGGGCGGTTTGGTGACCTGATCGCGCATGCGCGCATCGAGATACCCAAATCACTTTCGGGCAAGGCAAAAACCCTCGTCAAAGAACTAGAAACAGAGCTTCAGGCAAGTGGTTCGGGAATTTTCGGCCGCTTCAAGTAAAGCACCCTTTCTACAATGAGTACCAACAG
The sequence above is a segment of the Turneriella parva DSM 21527 genome. Coding sequences within it:
- the dnaJ gene encoding molecular chaperone DnaJ, whose amino-acid sequence is MAEKRDYYEVLGIAKSATLNEIKSAYRKLAMQYHPDKNPGNAEAEQKFKEATEAYEVLRDEQKRKMYDQYGHAGLGGGGAQGFGQAAYSDFSDIFSGTSFEDIFENLFSGSGFGRSRGGNSARRGSDLRYNLEITLEDVFNGKEEEIVIPREETCSDCSGSGSADGRLDTCHICGGSGQVRRSTGFFSVASTCNTCGGNGKIIKNRCKTCHGAGTVSKKRKLAIRIPAGIDMGTRLKISGEGEAGPRGGPSGDLYVVVQIRKHTTFERDGVDLAMYIDVPVTTAMLGGEVTVETLDKSKVKVKIPAGTQPDTLFRVRGKGLPYMGGQGRFGDLIAHARIEIPKSLSGKAKTLVKELETELQASGSGIFGRFK